TCTGGTTGGGCAGCTTTgcccaatctcttcttctttttcttcaccagtcacacacacacaaacacatacaaaaccttccttcatctttttatttttattttccttcacTTACATCCGAGCCATCCATTTCAGATttcctttaatctgggccatccaaatggcacaccaaattttaataataaaattcataaaatgcccaaactttaaactttaaaatctttttcgttataactctaaatcacgaaccgtctgcaCCCACGcttccgtagcgacgagtattacgaggatatgtcaagaaaacaaatcttagatggcacgacacaacgattaacctcgaataatgcgcgtgcctcaaagggcatttttgtaaaatcttttattaaaactttaaaaactcttaaaatcaggaCATGCTGTCacaattttagcccggaatcgTGCATGAATGTGAATAATAGCAGAGATTAGTACCTAAATTAATAACGTTACACCATCTCATGTACTTACAgaaattattaaagaaataAACTGAGAAACCTATCACTCACCGCTCCGCCACTCCACTTCAAGATTCCAGCGAAggttcttcctcttcttgtctATTTATAGTAATATTGTTTTTGTCTTAAGAAAATACCCTAGCATTTTTTGGATCAATATTAACACTACTATCTCTATTATTAATATAATTCTCTTTgtcaactaaaaatatatgaaaaagaaaaattatagtAAATCACACATACAAtgattttgctattttttttttctctccatcACAACCATGTGATCCCCTATTTTCCTCCCACCTCTCACTCTCCTCTCCTTAATTTCAAATCGTTAAAAACAAATCATTATtcttataaaataatatttctcTTACACTTGGCCTTTGCTAGTAAGAAAATGGGAAAAGAGTGTccaagaaaaattgaaatgaagaaAGAGGTTCCATTCATATCTCATCTTaccgagaaatttttagttgtgacgagaatacggatggtacactacgtgtttttatgcaatagtgaaaaattttaatttttaagttattaaccttttaacacacatagcccaccatttatataggaaCATATGATGTACTATCTCGTGTGACAGTGACACTGGAAAAATCTTTTACCCGTGGGTGAGATACCTTTGAAGACCAAAATCCCAGCAAGATAATGAGATAATGAAATTGAAGCCTTCCTCCTCAGCAACTTTCCCACCCTCTCTCCCACTCTACTCGCTAGAACCCCATTAACCCAAAGATGGCTACAATCTCATCCATATTCTCACCACCCAATCTCCTTCACCACCCCACAAAACCCATTAAAACCTCACCTAAACCGCCCCTCCAAATCCTCAAACCAACCCAATTTCAGGGCTTTCACAAACTCACTTCCTCCTATCTGACTCTGACCCCCAGGCACTCACAGAGGCTCTTCGCTGTCGCCGAAGAAGTCGCGGCGGACCCGGCTTCGAAGGCTGCCAGAAGAGTCTACATTGGTAACATTCCCAGGACTGTGGATAATGCTGAGCTTACCAAAATAGTCGAGGAACATGGTGCTGTCGAAAAGGCTGAGGTATCTAAAAAATTTCCGTGTTCCTTCTGTCTCCCTTTAGTATTGTCATGCATTTTTGTGCTGTTTTAATTGTTGGGTTATTGAAGATTTCAGAGCTCAGTGTGATTAGTATTTGATATTTGGTAGGCACTACTTTTGTGTTTGTTACCTTGAGAATGTGTTTAGTTTTGTTAAGTTGGTTTAATTGGTGCAAGGGGAATTTGTGTTTatgaatttggttttgtttgtcGCAAATCTTTAGTTATATTTTACGAAAGGCGAAATTTGGTTTTCGTCAATAAATACTTCCATGGGGATATGTGTGGAGAATTATATTGAAGAATGCTTTTTCTATATGAGTTGACTTTACCATAACAAAGAAAAGAGATGGCCATCTTTCCTTCCTTTTGGGCGTAGGTGATGTATGATAAGTACTCTGGAAGAAGTCGCCGATTTGCATTTGCTACGATGATGACTGTTGAAGATGCAAATGCCGTGGTTGAGAAACTGAATGGAACTGTAAGTGTTACCAAGGTTCATAAgtttattttgattaaaacacTGTTAAAAAATTCATCTACTGAAATGTTTTCTGCACTTTATTGGCACTTTTTTCAGTTTCCGTAGTAAGATTTTATTAATTGTTGGAAATCAATTAACTCCATCTTGTTGTTATTATACAGGAGATTGGGGGACGTGAAGTCAAAGTAAACATAACTGAAAAACCCCTGCTACAAGCGGACACATCACTTGTTCAGGCAGAAGAGTCCCAATTCATTGACAGCCCCCACAAAGTTTATGTTGGAAATCTTGCAAAGGAAGTAACTACGGATACACTCAAAACCCTTTTCTCTGACAAGGGAAAAGTTCTTAGTGCAAAGGTTTCGCGGGTTCCAGGGACCTCAAAATCTAGCGGATTtgggtttgtttctttttccTCGGAGGAGGATGTAGAAGCTGCAATCTCATCTTTCAACAATAGTGTAAGTTTCTAGCTGGTGTACCATGTTTTAGAGGAAGCTTGGAATCTAACTATGCAACATGGGTACATATATTCACTTGCACATATTTATGGATGTTCTGTTTAGTTTTTGATACACTTGAGCCCGTTTGTTTATATTCTTATATGTTCTTATGGCAGTTTTCATACACTTTTATTATAGAACATATGACAGACAACATGCACCATTATCGAAAATGTATTACAAATCATGGCTACACTACATATACGTAATGCTTAATTGCTTATGCATCTAGAATCACCCCCGTCAATCTGACTTAATTCCTTTGTTCAGTGAACTTTTTAATCACCAACGATGAGCCAAATTACTGCAAGTCTTGTATAATT
This is a stretch of genomic DNA from Malus domestica chromosome 02, GDT2T_hap1. It encodes these proteins:
- the LOC103413424 gene encoding small ribosomal subunit protein cS22-like, with protein sequence MATISSIFSPPNLLHHPTKPIKTSPKPPLQILKPTQFQGFHKLTSSYLTLTPRHSQRLFAVAEEVAADPASKAARRVYIGNIPRTVDNAELTKIVEEHGAVEKAEVMYDKYSGRSRRFAFATMMTVEDANAVVEKLNGTEIGGREVKVNITEKPLLQADTSLVQAEESQFIDSPHKVYVGNLAKEVTTDTLKTLFSDKGKVLSAKVSRVPGTSKSSGFGFVSFSSEEDVEAAISSFNNSLFEGQRIRVNKA